From the genome of Tenrec ecaudatus isolate mTenEca1 chromosome 1, mTenEca1.hap1, whole genome shotgun sequence:
catgttattatctctgcaggcctgtctaaataagacaggctggatgaacaatctggaggagaaaacaacgggaccgacagttttggagggacatgggagaaagggaggtgggggaggggggaaggtagtgatgttaacaaacccagggacaagggaacaacaagtgatccaaatagatggtgaggagggtgtaggaggcctggtagggcatgatcaagggtaatggaaccaagaggaattactgaaacccaaatgaagactgagcatgatagtgggacaagagggaagtcaaaTGAAACAGAggcaagagctaggaggcaaagggcatttatagaggtctaaataaaggcatgtacatatgtaaatatatttatatgtgaggatgtggaaatagatctatgtgcatatatttataggtttagtattacggtagcagatggacattgggcctccattcaagtactcccgcaatgcaagaatacttcattctattaaactggcattccatgatgctcaccttccccacacaatcgctgaagacaaacgggtgcctaagcaaatgtggtgaagaaagctgatggtgcccggctatcaaaagatatagtgtctggggtcttaaaggattgaagagaaacaagcggccgtctagctcagaagcaacaaaacccacatggcagaagtacaccagcctgcgtgatcacgaggtgcccaaagggattagttatcaggcatcaaagaacaaaaaatcatatcattatgtgctcacctccctgatacgatggcTGAAgataaacgggtgcataagccaatgtgccaCCCATGTGGTAGCAAGGTGAGCTGTAAGCTCTCTGCGTAACCAGAAGCCTGACAATGGCCACGCATCCCAAATCCAAACCTCCTGACAACACACAGtgacctccaggacagagtagaactgccccccagggggtggggtggttctggggctgtaactctttgcgggAGCAGCCAGCCTGGCCTTTCTACAGCCACAggtccctcaccctcacccccacccatgcccctaGCTTCTTGCTGAGTTCACCCTCCCGTCCTCTTAGAAGCCCTGCGGGCAGACAGCACTGGGCGTCAGAACCTGCTTTCCAAGTGACTTTATTCCCTCCAGACTGGACATGTGCCAGGTGGACGCAGCCACCCGGAGGAGGGGCGGGCGGCCCCTCAGTGAGGTGTCGGGGCCCTTTCCCAGGCCCCCCTCACGGACATGGCGCTGCAATGGCGGCGGAGGCCTCTGCGGGCCAGCAGCTCCAGCCTGCGGGAGCGCAGCCGCGCCTGCACCGCCCAGAGGGGCGGCTGGTGGCCGGGCAGGGAGGGGTCATCGTCGTCGCCGCCGCTCTCGGCGTTCGAGTTGGAGCTGTCCTCGGAGCCCGCCACCGACTGCTTGCACACGGGGCAGGTGCGGCGCGCGGCGTGGGCCAGCCACGGGTCGATGCACTTGCAGTGGTAGGCGTGGGAGCAGGGCAGGATCTTGAGCGGGTCGCCCTCTTCGTACTCGTCCAGGCAGATGGCACACAGGTCGTGGCTCCTCGTGAAGATTTGCACTTGGGCCTTCTGTCGGGCCGGGGCGGCCGCCTTGATGCGGGAGCCGCGCCGCCACCAGGAGCGCAGCCAGTGCCACACGCGGCGCAGCACCAGCACGGTGGAGGTCAGCAGCACCAGCGCGCGGCCCAGCGCCCACGAGGTGGCCAACACCGGGTGGCAGTCCAGGTCGGTGCACTGGGGGTCGTCGGGCAGCAGGAGCACGTGGACCGCCTTGTCGCAGCGCACGATGACCCGCAGGTCCTGGGAGGCGGCCTCGCCCACGAACACGGACGGGATCGCGATCTGGCGCCGCAGGTCCTCGTAGACGTGCGCCATGTGCACCAGGTCGTCCGAGCGCACGTTGTGCACGATGGCGGCCTCGAAGCCGGCGCGCTGGGCGTGGAGCACCTTCAGGTCAAACGTGCAGTCGTAACGGCGGATCAGGACGATGGCGCCCAGCGAGCCATTGCCAGGCCGCGGGCCCTCGATGGGCTGGCACGCGTTGGGAGGCTTGGCCTCCATCAGGTAGCCCCGGAGACCCTCGGGCGCCAGCGGGACCCCGAAGAGGGCGGGCAAGTCCGCGAAATCCACCTTGCTGGCATTACCATCTAGAATGGCCCGCACCACGGCCCAAGAGGGCGCCGGCAGCACCAGCAGGATCAGCGAGATCTTGGTGACCgccagggccaggaccagggccagggccggcCACTGCCCCACCATGGCCACCCCCCGCTGCAGCTGCGGCTGCGTTGAGCTAGGTCCCGCTGGGGACGGTAGACGAGAGGCCCTCGGGCATCTCCAGGGCCGCCCCAGGAGCCCGTGGCTGCCCCGGGAATGGCGAAGAGCTAGAGTGGGTGCTCAGAGGCAGGGGAGCCCAGGAGTGGTGGGGCGGCGGCCCTAAGCTGACACGGCTCCCTGTGGATGCCCAGCGTGCATCGTGTCTTGGAAGGGCGGTCTCAGGAGCAGCTGGCCTAGGCCGCCTTGCTGGCTGGTGACTCAGAAGCCAGGGGCCTTCTGGGTTCTAGGGGCTTCTGGTCTCTGTGACAtcatcggggtgggggtggacctGGGACCCTGGGCAGCTGGAAGGGGCTGGGGGAGAATTCTTCACAGGCTCAGGGTGGTTCCCGGCTACTGGGCCCAGCTAGGCCCCAGCGTGGGTGGGATGCCCGCCAAGAGCCTCCCTGTGACCCATCGTCACCCCCCAAATGAGATTCCTCCCGGGCCCTGCACTTGTTCAGATCACACTCACCTTCTCTCACCCTCATGAGCAGAATTTTCTCCTTAAGACCCAAAtccctgccttcccctcctcctctctccccctcgcTCACTCTGCTCCAGCCACAGCCTCCTGCATAGTCTGCCAACTCCGTcttgcctcagggcctttgcacaggaTGCCTCCCCCCTTATTCCTTACCCGCTCTACTCCTACACACCTTCCGATGTCTGaccaccccaccccgaccccaaagACCTAATCCAAATCACCCCTCTCCACTCCTTTCTcagctctctcccctctccccccattcCCTCCCTCAAACCCCAGTCTCGGCTTCCTGGTGCGCTGTGGGCCTCTGCCATCACCTGCAGGCTCCTCAACCCCAATGTCTGGATGCTGCCGGCAGTAGCCTTAGCAGTCTCTCACCTACTCCTGCTCTCAGACTGCTCTCCCAGCCTTCCCTGACCACCGGGTCTCTCGCAGCCCGGACCCCACCAAGCCAGACGTCCAGCAGCAAATGGGAGGCACTTGCTGCCCAAGGCCAGGTTGCTCTGTTTGTCACCATGGACTGCCGCCTGGTCGCTTCCAGGCGGATCACGTTCCTGAATCTACGGCCTGTCATCTATGTCACAGCTCATTTAGGAAGTTTCTCCACCCCACGCCACCCCTTCCCTTCTGCCTCTCTGCTTCTGTTCCACTTGCTGTCTGAAATCTGACCACTCCACCATAATTCCAAGGCCTGGCCACCCTCCCACCAGAGCCACAAACTAACCAGTCCCCACTTCATTTGCATAGGAGGCTACAGCCCGTCTGGTCAGCACAGTCCCTCAGGAAATATCTATAAGGAACGTAGTGACCGCAGGACCAGCTGAGGCCCAGGtccccgccccagccccagcccccctccccctccccagcccctggaAGTGTCCAACCAAGTTGCTTACAGCTCTACTCTGGAAATGTAGCAAACCTTGCAGGGCAGAAAACCAGGGGAAAGTAACTCCTCAGGAGTTGGGTGGGGGAAGGATGGCTCAAGTGGTTTTTCCAAAAGCAAGGCGAACTCGTTTCGTCACCAAAGAGCGAGAAAACGGGGAGGAAATGGGACGTGGGGCTAACTGCCCCGGTGGACAACCGGCTCTTCTGCAATGAGATCAggagagctagatggtgcccggccacctCGCCTGAACCTTCTGATCAGAGATTCTGTAGAAGGGTCCTGAGCCAAGGTGagggttgtgggggagggggatacAGATACAGAATCAATTTTTAAATTCTCCTGTGACATGTAGTCAGTCGACATAGCCCTTCGAGCCATGATCCTTTCTGGGATGTATTGTAATTCTGGCATCTGTGCCTGTGGCTGTAATCTCCGGTTGGAGGGAGCTTTCTGCTATGCGAATGGACAGGATTCAGTCTACACCTTCGTAGAGGGTGCAAATAAAGTCGCCCCACtttgttgctttgggagcatggCCTGCTGGGAAGACAGCAATCATAGCTCCATCAAAGTCATTCCTTTTTGCAAAAACACCaccttggaaacacagagaaacccCAGGGCAGCGTGAAGACGAGCCAGCAGCGGGGCATGCTCACGATCTCCGTCTGGAGTggtggaggctgagaccagaggcacccgAGGCTGTAGAGAGGAGGccaggagacagacagcagaagcGCAGCACTGAGACTGTGAGACTGTGGGGCAAAGCAGCAGACGGACATCCTGGCTCCTGCagaccagaggccaagggaccatgtggccgaGAGACTTGGCTGCCTGCCGGCTGAGAAAGTTGTGGCCGTGGACCAGTAGCTGGCCGTGTCCTTACTGTCTACTGATCCTGGCTCGTGGTAACCTGTTGACTCCCGCAATCAACCCCCGTGACAGTGGGTGTTGTCCGtgcgttctgtgtggccattgcaatgaactgTTGACCCCGATGGAGAAGCAGAGTACCACGAGAGAAATGGTTACTCGGCATAGGTAACGAAAGATGCAGGGTGGAGGCATGTGGGACTGCTGCCTCGTaggaagccagaagaggtcagatatggtccCCTCCACATTGTTTTTACATCATGGGAATTCACGCTCTCTGGAATCATGACAGGTAGGTGAACCCCTGAAACGATTGCCCTGACATCATCTTTAAACCTCAAACGAAGACTATCCCCTGAAGACTTCTTTAAACGAAAGCACAGTTTATCTTAgaaccctccctcccctgctcaacacTTACCCtcacgaagagatcactgaagatatgggtgctacagcaagtgtgatgaagaaatcagatggtgcccagctctcagaaAGATTAGCTGGATTCTGAAAAAGCTTCTCTTGAAAGAAGGAGCCATTTAAATGAGAAGTCAGcctcatgccagcctgtgtgatccaaggatcgtAAATTAAAATCAAAGAGCAGAGGAGAGAATTGTACTAGAGCTGAAATCCTGAGCACCTGCTTTACAGAAGCCTGTGATGTTTCCAttggcctcatacgcatgtgaaagttagatactgaataaggaagactgaagaaattgatgcatttggattgtgcttCTGGCAGAAAATAGTGAGAGCAACATAGgttgccaaaaaaacaaaaattttttcttggaagaagtacaaccaaagtgCTCTTTAGAgccaaggacagtgagacttcatctcaccataCACTGGACATCTTctcgggaaagaccagtccctggagaaggacatcacgcttgagaaagtagaggggcagcgaatgagaggaaggccctcggtgagacGGACGGACCCAGTGGCAGCGACAATCTACAGGGATAGTAACAAGAGTAATCAATTCatagggtggggcagggaggttgggggggaaggggggcctactaatgatgagaacaaagtgaaggaaatcttCTACAATTGATTGGGGTGATGATGGTCCAACTTTAAAAAAGACATCTCCAAACCATTGAATGGTTTGGCACGTAGCTCTCATGTCAATGAAACCGCTTTAAGGAAAGAACCCCGGCCCAAGCACTGTGCTCACGGAATGGCTTTCTCTAAGGAACCAACCGGAGCAGCAAACAACATCCTGGCAatcggagaaaagatggaaattgtcaaagAGTTCACGTTCCCCGGATCCACAGTCAACGCCCCCAGAGGCAGCGgtccagaaatcaaatgacagatcctattgggcaaatctgctgaacaagagcTTTCTGAGTAAAGAACACACGGGCCACTTGGAGCACCACGGTGTGGCTGGGCCTTCGAGCCATGGTATTTGCTCCTCCCGTGTTTGTGAATGAGCGCTGATCAGAGAATGAAAGAAGACCAAAGGGAACGGGTGTCTTAGAATTAGGGTGCCCTTGAGGAATATTCCTAACCGTGGACtgcaaagacaaacaaatctgtcctggcagAAGTACCGCCAGAGTGCCTCGTAGAACtgaggagggcaagactttggCTCTGAACTGCCGACCAGGCGGACCGCAGttaaacacgtaaccactacaccaccagggcttgtaaCAACAACATCATCATATCGGATCAAAGTGATGAGACCAACGTGGAGAATTAGACAGGAgcttagggggcagtgagttcAAATCACCAAGGGAACGGGAGGGGCAGTTTGAGAAAGGGGGTGGGCATCAGCGCACCTGCAGAAATCGCCAGATTTCCGTGTACCTTCTCAACGACAGTAACTGCACACACAAATCAGACTCAGGCAGGGGAACTGCAGCAATACCGCATCTCCCAGGGTATCTCAGAACTCCCAAGGTATCAGTCTGTGCACGCAACACCAGCAGCTGTAACAAGCATCCCCGTTTTCAAAGACATGAACATAACACAGGTCTTGTTTCCCAGTTCAGATGGCCAGTGGCTCTCTGCTCTGCCCGGTATTCAGaaatccaggctcctgtcctgtgATGGTGCCCCCAAGCCCCAGGACGTCCCATCCCAGTTCCCCACTCCATCCCCGGCACCCAACAcgctgaggaagggagggagactcCCTGGAGGATCCTGGGAAGGTTTCTGTGGGCCAGGCCCAGAAGTCTGACATGACTCAGAACCCACAGTCCATCAATCAGAGCTTAGTGGTGGGATCACACCTCATTGCATAGGagcctgggaaatgtagtccaggTGCACCACGCCTGcccaggaggaaacggagaccctTTAGCAGTGAGGAGTACTGGCCTTCTCTGAAAGAGCTCTGGTTCACAATAAGTCCAGCGCTTGGCTATTAACCAAaatgaaaggttggtggctcaaacccacccagcagctccagaaAGTCCTTCTGCAAAGATCACATCTCAGAAAAACCCTGTGGCACCATCCCACTCTGTCACATACCCAGGGTGGCTAACAGTTGACTCCACAGCATCTCCgctgattaaaaacaaaagctgCTCCCAAAagacaaacgcactgccatcgcgtGGATTCCGGCTCACGGCAGCCctaccggacagggtagaactgctcctgtgggtttctgaaaccttACCTgcttataggagtggaaagcctcctttgtctcccacagagtggctggtggtttcgaactgctgatcttgtggttagtccCCAATGTGCAAACCACAACGCCTCCCATGGGGGCTCCCCAAGCTGCTCCTGTCACTTTAAATCATCCTCACCGTTTCCATTCAGAAATGCTCATCAGAACTTAGAAAGCGACAGGAAGCTGAAATATTCCTCCTCCGCCATCTGTCCCTGAAGGGAGGCTGGTTCTCTCCCCCTCACCTTCTGCTCCCATCCCCCACGTCTGAGGAGGTGGGCATTCTCAACGCCAAATGGCCTTGTTGGTGAGGAAGGGCGAGGGGGCGTGGGGTGGGCAGGGCTGCCTGTTTTGTGACTTCTCTCCTGTACCATTGACCTGCTTGCCAGTCCCGATGCCAGTGTCCCCATGTGAACgaaccaaaaacaaactcagtgccaactcatagcaaccctccagggcagaggaCAACTGCTCCTGGGGGCCGTGGGGGCGGTCACTCGTGGACATCTCAAGCGTGACTGGTCCTGCACACCCCCTCGGGTGCTATGTCCTCGTTAGCATAACAGAGAAGCCTTCTCCCCAATGAGGGAGCACCCATAGGTGTGTTATGTCCTGTTGTGTTGAATCTGACAGGGCGTGTAACTAACGTGTGCTAACCTGGTTTCTTTGCTTTtcttacactttttaaaaaaatctacagatccagtaactggatgaataatGACCCGGGGCACGATGGCCTATTGGTTATGCgttggacagctaactgcaaagtcagcagttcaaaaccccagcaactccaagggagaaagaggaggctttctactcccgtaaaaagctACAGTCTCATTAACACACGGGTCGGTGCTGGcctggcctgtagggtcgctgtgagtcagcatcaattcagtTTTGGTTTAGAGGGGTAAGGCGGGACCAAACAAacgtcactgccattaagtcaaagctgactcaactaactaactctctctctctctgtcatcgagtcaattccgagtcccagtggccctataggacacggtagacctgcccccttgggtctccaagaatgtaactctttatgggagtagcaagcccctTCATTtccccggggagcagctggtggtttcgaactgctgccctggaggttagcagtgcaACGTGCAGCCACGACCCCGCTGAGGCAGGGGAGGGAGTAAGAGCAGAGAATGTTCTGGAATCGACTGTAGTgacgactgcacaactcttctcaaTACGGCTGAGAGACTGAGTTGGGGGACCTGTGAcgtacatgccaataaaatgttaaagaaatgaTTGGCATTTGGGTGACTATCTACAAACACATCCATCCCTTTCTCATTCAACAATGTCTCCACATTTTATGGCCTGACATGGGCTGTGGGCCCATCGGTGGGACAGCACTCTGCCCACTTCCTCtccggttcccc
Proteins encoded in this window:
- the ZNRF4 gene encoding E3 ubiquitin-protein ligase ZNRF4; translation: MSSVCHGLLGRPWRCPRASRLPSPAGPSSTQPQLQRGVAMVGQWPALALVLALAVTKISLILLVLPAPSWAVVRAILDGNASKVDFADLPALFGVPLAPEGLRGYLMEAKPPNACQPIEGPRPGNGSLGAIVLIRRYDCTFDLKVLHAQRAGFEAAIVHNVRSDDLVHMAHVYEDLRRQIAIPSVFVGEAASQDLRVIVRCDKAVHVLLLPDDPQCTDLDCHPVLATSWALGRALVLLTSTVLVLRRVWHWLRSWWRRGSRIKAAAPARQKAQVQIFTRSHDLCAICLDEYEEGDPLKILPCSHAYHCKCIDPWLAHAARRTCPVCKQSVAGSEDSSNSNAESGGDDDDPSLPGHQPPLWAVQARLRSRRLELLARRGLRRHCSAMSVRGAWERAPTPH